Proteins co-encoded in one Burkholderia ambifaria AMMD genomic window:
- the zapE gene encoding cell division protein ZapE — protein sequence MNVTEYYTRELTTRGYQSDPAQRAAVDRLQHCFDEWVDYKARRSNAFKKLINHPDLPRGVYMWGGVGRGKSFLMDSFYAVVPVQRKTRLHFHEFMREVHRELEELKGQADPLDELARRIAKRYRLICFDEFHVSDIADAMILYRLLDRLFNNGVQFVMTSNYDPDDLYPDGLHRDRMLPAIALIKEKLAVLNVDAGVDYRQRTLAQVRMYHTPLGADADRELRHAFAKLAAVPDESPILHIEKRELKALRKADGVVWFDFATLCGGPRSQNDYLELASRFHAIVLSEVPQMSPRMASEARRFTWLIDVLYDHKVKLLMSAAVPAEQLYIEGPMANEFARTVSRIVEMQSKEYIETPRRIVDTSLT from the coding sequence GCGCGCGGCCGTCGACCGCCTGCAGCACTGCTTCGACGAGTGGGTCGACTACAAGGCGCGCCGCTCGAACGCGTTCAAGAAGCTCATCAATCATCCGGACCTGCCGCGTGGTGTCTACATGTGGGGCGGCGTCGGCCGCGGCAAGAGCTTCCTGATGGACAGCTTTTACGCGGTGGTGCCCGTGCAGCGCAAGACGCGCCTGCACTTCCACGAATTCATGCGCGAAGTGCACCGCGAACTCGAGGAGCTGAAAGGGCAGGCCGATCCGCTCGACGAACTCGCGCGACGCATCGCGAAGCGCTACCGGCTGATCTGCTTCGACGAATTCCACGTGTCGGACATCGCGGACGCGATGATCCTGTACCGGCTGCTCGATCGCCTGTTCAACAACGGCGTGCAGTTCGTGATGACGTCCAACTACGATCCCGACGACCTGTATCCCGATGGCCTGCATCGCGACCGCATGCTGCCGGCGATCGCGCTGATCAAGGAAAAGCTCGCCGTGCTGAACGTCGACGCGGGCGTCGACTATCGCCAGCGCACGCTCGCGCAGGTGCGGATGTATCACACGCCGCTCGGCGCGGACGCCGATCGCGAACTGCGTCATGCATTCGCGAAGCTCGCCGCGGTGCCCGACGAAAGCCCGATCCTGCATATCGAGAAGCGTGAACTGAAGGCGTTGCGCAAGGCCGACGGGGTCGTCTGGTTCGATTTCGCGACGCTCTGCGGCGGCCCGCGTTCGCAGAACGACTATCTCGAGCTGGCGAGCCGTTTTCACGCGATCGTGCTGTCCGAAGTGCCGCAGATGTCGCCGCGCATGGCATCGGAGGCGCGGCGCTTCACGTGGCTCATCGACGTGCTGTACGACCACAAGGTCAAGCTGCTGATGTCGGCGGCGGTGCCGGCGGAGCAACTGTACATCGAAGGGCCGATGGCGAACGAGTTCGCGCGCACGGTGTCGCGGATCGTCGAGATGCAGTCGAAGGAATACATTGAAACGCCGCGTCGCATCGTCGATACTTCGCTGACCTGA
- a CDS encoding transposase, producing MSWFLRLEISMTPYRDLTDHEWHCVVPLLPEMQPRTELRGRPLANTRAVLNGVLWVIYSGATWSAMPRRYPSYQTCHRRFKVWHETGTLMQVMRELYGDAGVNLCNELSTRMRKHTQSKAAEARGAAAPVYRAPGSYASDTLKHAA from the coding sequence GTGTCATGGTTCCTAAGGCTGGAGATATCCATGACACCGTATCGCGATCTGACCGACCACGAGTGGCACTGCGTCGTGCCGCTTCTGCCCGAAATGCAGCCGCGCACCGAGTTGCGCGGCCGGCCGTTGGCCAACACGCGCGCCGTCCTGAACGGCGTTCTATGGGTCATCTATAGCGGCGCGACCTGGTCCGCGATGCCGCGTCGTTACCCTTCATATCAGACATGCCATCGCCGCTTTAAGGTCTGGCACGAGACCGGCACGTTGATGCAAGTGATGCGTGAGCTGTATGGCGACGCAGGCGTGAATCTGTGCAACGAACTGTCCACGCGGATGCGCAAGCACACGCAATCGAAGGCGGCAGAGGCGCGGGGTGCCGCGGCGCCGGTGTATCGTGCACCGGGCAGCTATGCGTCGGATACGCTGAAGCACGCAGCGTGA
- a CDS encoding DUF2147 domain-containing protein yields MIQLTRPLRALAVASALLACAAPTYAQADNPVGMWQTIDDNTHQPKALVQIAEDGDGTLSGKVVKGLGANDTPDRRCTACTDERKDQLIKGMTIIKAMKKDGDHWDGGNILDPENGKVYKCKMSLADGGQKLVVRGYIGVSLLGRSQTWVRAQ; encoded by the coding sequence ATGATTCAACTGACCCGCCCGTTGCGCGCACTGGCCGTCGCAAGCGCACTGCTCGCTTGCGCCGCCCCCACCTACGCGCAGGCCGACAACCCCGTCGGCATGTGGCAGACGATCGACGACAACACGCATCAGCCGAAGGCACTCGTGCAGATCGCCGAAGACGGCGACGGTACGCTGTCGGGCAAGGTCGTCAAGGGCCTCGGCGCCAACGACACGCCCGATCGCCGCTGCACCGCGTGCACGGACGAGCGCAAGGATCAGCTCATCAAAGGCATGACGATCATCAAGGCGATGAAGAAGGACGGCGACCACTGGGACGGCGGCAACATTCTCGACCCGGAAAACGGCAAGGTCTACAAGTGCAAGATGTCGCTGGCAGACGGCGGCCAGAAGCTCGTCGTGCGCGGCTACATCGGCGTATCGCTGCTCGGCCGGTCGCAGACCTGGGTTCGCGCACAATAA
- a CDS encoding ShlB/FhaC/HecB family hemolysin secretion/activation protein produces MKSRFDTWMMLLAIAAAGTAQAQTRAAGNPLDSLPQINAPKKGPSVTVQVAPQAPQLQELLSRHVTPTTFQVEGVKSVPFDEISRRFTPLVGKDITIGELIETANGVTKLYQDRGYALSFAFIPAQTFENGVVRVTVVEGYVSDVKVTGKPGAMESKIRAIAAHITADRPLRRATFERYVNTFGLLPGVTVKANVPPPQTTDGATTLELAVDRKAFNISTGIDFNHPGVQGLITATENGLTSFGEQLSISALVPPGRDKQTYVAFSGAVPVGSSGLVTRLDASTYRGKPTDNPGLPSTVERTVKNEKLGLSASYPLLLNNQRSLLGTVSGYASHNEDRYQNTITGNSIDTRSQVRVLQMQLDYTSVSAKQVQKLSVNVAKGFNILGASKSQDITIGSNTTSVDSPISLTFVRTGATFTQTNEWPFKIGTSVSLTGQYSPDSLPTSEQISFGSTRYALGYQPGETSGDSGWGMSLEVNRAFTPGWTYMKSITPYIAYDRARVYLHTGTPSPSRLSSVGIGVRFSDSRYYSLDLNIAKPVGDAPVESASRSPRVNAAFSYQLN; encoded by the coding sequence ATGAAATCCAGATTCGATACATGGATGATGCTGCTCGCCATCGCAGCAGCAGGCACGGCACAGGCACAGACGCGCGCAGCAGGCAACCCGCTCGATTCCCTCCCCCAGATCAACGCGCCGAAGAAAGGGCCGAGCGTCACCGTGCAGGTCGCGCCGCAGGCACCGCAGTTGCAGGAGCTGCTGTCGCGGCACGTGACACCGACAACGTTCCAGGTCGAAGGCGTGAAGTCGGTGCCGTTCGACGAAATCTCGCGTCGCTTCACGCCCCTCGTCGGCAAGGACATCACGATCGGCGAGCTTATCGAAACCGCCAACGGCGTGACCAAGCTGTACCAGGATCGCGGCTATGCGCTGTCGTTCGCGTTCATTCCCGCGCAGACGTTCGAGAACGGCGTCGTGCGCGTCACGGTCGTCGAAGGCTACGTGTCGGACGTCAAGGTCACCGGCAAGCCCGGCGCGATGGAATCGAAGATCCGCGCGATCGCCGCGCACATCACGGCCGATCGCCCGCTGCGCCGCGCGACGTTCGAACGCTACGTGAACACCTTCGGCCTCCTGCCCGGCGTCACGGTGAAGGCCAACGTGCCGCCGCCGCAAACGACCGACGGCGCGACGACGCTCGAACTCGCCGTCGACCGCAAGGCATTCAACATCAGCACCGGCATCGATTTCAATCACCCGGGCGTCCAGGGGCTCATCACCGCGACCGAGAATGGCCTCACGTCGTTTGGCGAGCAATTGAGCATTTCCGCACTGGTGCCGCCCGGCCGCGACAAGCAGACCTACGTCGCATTCAGCGGCGCGGTGCCGGTCGGCAGCAGCGGCCTGGTCACGCGCCTCGACGCCAGCACGTATCGCGGCAAGCCGACCGACAACCCGGGCCTGCCGTCGACCGTCGAGCGGACGGTCAAGAACGAGAAGCTCGGTCTTTCGGCATCCTATCCGTTGCTGCTGAACAACCAGCGCAGCCTGCTCGGCACCGTGTCGGGCTATGCGTCGCACAACGAAGACCGCTACCAGAACACGATCACCGGCAACAGCATCGACACGCGCTCGCAGGTCCGCGTGCTGCAGATGCAGCTCGACTACACGAGCGTGTCGGCCAAGCAGGTTCAGAAACTCAGCGTCAACGTCGCGAAGGGCTTCAACATTCTCGGCGCGTCGAAATCGCAGGACATCACGATCGGCTCGAACACGACATCGGTGGACAGCCCGATTTCGCTGACGTTCGTGCGCACCGGTGCGACCTTCACGCAGACCAACGAATGGCCGTTCAAGATCGGCACGTCGGTGTCGCTGACCGGCCAGTACAGCCCCGATTCGCTGCCGACGTCCGAACAGATCTCGTTCGGTTCGACACGCTATGCGCTCGGCTACCAACCGGGCGAAACGTCGGGCGACTCGGGATGGGGGATGTCGCTGGAGGTCAATCGCGCCTTCACGCCGGGCTGGACGTACATGAAGTCGATCACGCCGTACATCGCTTATGACAGGGCACGTGTGTACCTGCATACGGGCACGCCGTCGCCGAGCCGCTTGTCGTCGGTCGGTATCGGCGTACGGTTTTCGGACAGCCGCTACTACAGTCTCGACCTGAATATCGCGAAGCCGGTCGGCGATGCACCCGTTGAAAGCGCATCGCGCAGCCCGCGCGTGAATGCCGCGTTCTCGTATCAGTTGAACTGA
- a CDS encoding collagen-like triple helix repeat-containing protein: MSQQRSFTTVAPRQWRMPVTVFAAACLLAACGGNSVSTPPTANNGGGSSGTSGTTGTSGTSGTATGTNGVVSTVGQTATDLGSTVGNISVPGLGDGVTKGVGSTISSTGTIVGAAADALSNGLGQTGTIKDPVGTTVAGLGNVVGATSNTVSGLSSTVKALGTGQLSPLAPVTTPVGTVLDTVANGLTAAGTTIGSTLSSGAVQQVTQPLSSAITPLVITAGQVTQQVGTTTGLGQPVSGLLGQVGGAISSAGKQVGSTSNQPLVGDVGQLVTAVGNTVTNAGGLVNPNGPNGAAPIPGLITSLVGGSTTAVQNGSSSGSSATNPLGGLLSGLGSTPLGSLTGAVGGATGGAGGANPLAPVTGLLNTVTAAVGGAAGSGASSNPLAPVTSLVGGVSGTASSGGSTGLLAPVTGLLGTLGSVGK, translated from the coding sequence ATGTCCCAGCAACGTTCCTTCACGACAGTCGCGCCGCGCCAGTGGCGCATGCCCGTCACCGTATTCGCCGCTGCGTGCCTGCTGGCCGCCTGCGGCGGCAACAGCGTCAGCACGCCGCCGACCGCCAACAACGGCGGCGGCTCCAGCGGCACGAGCGGTACTACCGGCACGAGTGGCACCAGCGGTACGGCGACCGGCACCAACGGCGTTGTCAGCACGGTCGGCCAGACCGCGACCGACCTCGGCAGCACTGTCGGCAACATCAGCGTGCCGGGCCTCGGCGACGGCGTGACGAAGGGCGTCGGCAGCACCATCTCGAGCACCGGCACGATCGTCGGCGCGGCCGCCGATGCGTTGAGCAACGGGCTGGGACAGACCGGCACGATCAAGGACCCGGTCGGCACGACGGTCGCCGGCCTCGGGAACGTCGTCGGCGCGACGAGCAACACCGTGTCGGGGCTGAGCTCGACGGTCAAGGCGCTCGGCACCGGGCAGCTCTCGCCGCTCGCCCCGGTGACGACACCGGTCGGCACCGTGCTCGACACCGTCGCCAACGGTCTGACGGCCGCCGGCACGACGATCGGCTCGACGCTGTCATCGGGCGCCGTGCAGCAAGTGACGCAACCGCTCAGCTCGGCAATCACGCCGCTGGTGATCACCGCGGGTCAGGTCACGCAACAAGTCGGCACGACCACGGGCCTCGGTCAACCGGTATCGGGCCTGCTCGGTCAGGTCGGCGGCGCGATCAGCTCGGCGGGCAAGCAAGTGGGTAGCACGTCGAATCAACCGCTCGTCGGCGACGTCGGCCAGCTCGTCACCGCGGTCGGCAACACCGTGACGAACGCGGGCGGCCTCGTGAACCCGAACGGCCCGAACGGCGCGGCACCCATCCCCGGCCTGATCACGAGCCTCGTCGGCGGCTCGACCACGGCCGTTCAGAACGGCTCATCGTCGGGTTCCAGCGCGACGAACCCGCTCGGCGGCCTGCTGTCCGGCCTCGGCTCGACGCCGCTCGGTTCGCTCACGGGCGCCGTGGGCGGCGCGACGGGTGGCGCAGGCGGGGCAAACCCTCTCGCGCCGGTCACCGGTTTGCTGAATACTGTCACCGCAGCAGTGGGTGGCGCGGCGGGATCCGGGGCTTCGTCGAATCCGCTCGCGCCGGTCACGTCGCTCGTCGGCGGGGTGTCGGGGACGGCCTCGTCGGGCGGCTCGACGGGCCTGCTGGCGCCGGTAACGGGGCTGCTGGGCACGCTGGGTAGCGTCGGCAAGTAA